In Bacteroidales bacterium, the following are encoded in one genomic region:
- a CDS encoding NADH-quinone oxidoreductase subunit A: MPSSQPVIFQPFLVYAGIVFLIVFIMIGLSWLLGEKHKEKQTFEPYESGIPPTGNARLRFSSHFYLIAIFFVIFDLDAVFILAWAVSFRELGLAGYLGILVFIGILIAVLIYEIGIGSLDFGPQGKKILRHMKMKTRTANELHIK, encoded by the coding sequence ATGCCATCATCCCAACCCGTTATATTTCAACCTTTTCTTGTTTATGCGGGGATTGTTTTCCTTATAGTTTTCATTATGATCGGCCTTTCATGGTTGCTGGGCGAAAAACACAAGGAAAAACAGACATTTGAACCCTACGAATCCGGCATTCCGCCAACAGGAAATGCACGGCTCCGTTTCTCATCGCATTTCTATCTCATCGCTATATTTTTCGTCATTTTTGATCTCGACGCAGTGTTCATTCTTGCGTGGGCTGTTTCATTCAGGGAGCTCGGTCTTGCCGGCTACCTTGGAATTCTTGTGTTTATTGGCATTCTGATTGCGGTACTCATTTATGAAATCGGTATCGGATCACTGGATTTTGGCCCGCAGGGCAAAAAAATTCTCAGGCACATGAAAATGAAAACCAGGACCGCAAATGAACTACACATTAAGTGA
- a CDS encoding radical SAM protein: MVPFPKYIQIETSVVCNSNCVFCPHKEMERGPDYMEDHIWKKIIDESRSRAVIYRPFMINEPFVDLRIPEVIRYIKKDETAKIEFNSNGNFHPKFDISAALQAGIDWVRFSIDGFTEETFKKSGRGGKFTKIVSNVQEFIKERNRLGSKCHVEVRMIDLDITKSEQEDFVNFWKQFADEATITQLYDWPWSGQTDCFRAPCPKIKNEMFFMVDGRAVLCCWDAFARGIVGDVNHQTVEEIWLGNPNQKFRQLLDKGERDKILLCSRCDAFKKYDFSKWTGY; the protein is encoded by the coding sequence ATGGTACCCTTTCCTAAATATATTCAGATCGAAACTTCAGTGGTATGTAACAGCAATTGCGTTTTCTGTCCTCATAAAGAAATGGAACGCGGACCTGATTACATGGAAGATCATATCTGGAAGAAAATTATTGATGAATCACGCAGCAGAGCGGTGATTTACAGGCCTTTCATGATTAATGAACCCTTCGTTGACCTCAGGATCCCCGAAGTGATCCGGTATATTAAGAAAGACGAAACGGCGAAAATTGAGTTTAATTCAAACGGCAATTTTCATCCCAAGTTTGACATATCTGCAGCCCTTCAGGCAGGTATCGACTGGGTGCGGTTCAGCATTGACGGTTTCACCGAGGAGACGTTCAAAAAGAGCGGCCGGGGAGGCAAGTTCACCAAAATAGTGAGCAACGTCCAGGAGTTCATCAAAGAAAGGAACCGCCTGGGCAGCAAATGCCATGTTGAGGTAAGAATGATCGACCTGGATATTACCAAAAGCGAGCAGGAAGATTTTGTGAATTTCTGGAAACAATTTGCTGACGAGGCCACCATTACACAGTTGTACGACTGGCCATGGAGCGGGCAGACGGATTGTTTCAGGGCGCCATGTCCGAAGATTAAAAATGAAATGTTTTTCATGGTTGACGGCAGGGCAGTTCTTTGCTGCTGGGATGCCTTTGCCAGGGGAATTGTAGGGGATGTGAATCACCAGACCGTTGAAGAAATATGGCTTGGCAACCCCAACCAGAAATTCAGGCAACTGCTTGATAAGGGGGAACGCGACAAAATCCTCCTCTGCTCACGCTGTGATGCCTTTAAGAAGTACGACTTCAGCAAGTGGACGGGATATTAA
- a CDS encoding glycosyltransferase N-terminal domain-containing protein, with protein sequence MSLIWLVLYNLIVVPLIYIGFWIGSLFNAKIKEGLKARRNQFRKLAMDITRAGNRKRILFHCTSAGEWLQALPIIEKMKAENPQLFIMVSFYSPSGYKFAKNPPQVDLKFYLPLDSVFAARRLFKMLKPELWIISKFDIWPNHVMIASLLKIPMVVSSATLSADSGRDKGISKGFNRLVYNRISHIFPISEDDKRRFQVMVPDESKYTIAGDTRYDHVYNRGVKAENEGDVPVFRDRQDVIFIAGSTWPADEKHVLPALVRLCERFTTLQVIIVPHELQENHLRDIESVFEEAGITTERYTSFYASGKTDARVVIFNTIGMLARLYRQTSIAYIGGSFGKGIHNVMEPAVFEQPVIFGPNYLNSYEAGELLRIGAAFTIDNEQEFYDKALLLIQDRLLRNSMGEKAKNLIYNNIGATDIIMNTLKKLYGTLS encoded by the coding sequence ATGTCATTGATCTGGTTGGTATTGTATAACTTGATTGTGGTTCCCCTTATTTACATCGGGTTTTGGATCGGATCACTTTTCAATGCCAAAATCAAAGAAGGACTTAAGGCTCGCAGAAACCAGTTCCGCAAGCTTGCAATGGATATCACAAGGGCCGGGAACCGCAAAAGAATACTGTTCCACTGTACATCGGCAGGTGAATGGCTTCAGGCGCTTCCCATCATTGAGAAGATGAAAGCGGAAAATCCGCAGCTGTTTATTATGGTGTCTTTCTATTCCCCATCGGGTTATAAATTCGCCAAAAATCCGCCCCAGGTGGATCTTAAGTTTTACCTTCCGCTTGATTCAGTATTTGCAGCGAGGCGCCTTTTCAAAATGCTGAAACCCGAACTCTGGATCATTTCAAAATTTGATATATGGCCGAATCACGTGATGATCGCTTCACTGCTCAAAATTCCCATGGTGGTTTCATCAGCCACACTTTCGGCTGATTCGGGACGGGACAAGGGAATATCAAAAGGATTTAACAGGCTTGTTTACAATCGCATATCACACATTTTTCCGATATCAGAGGATGATAAACGGCGTTTCCAGGTTATGGTGCCTGATGAATCGAAATACACGATCGCGGGAGATACAAGGTATGACCACGTGTACAACCGGGGCGTGAAAGCTGAAAATGAAGGAGATGTTCCGGTTTTCAGGGATCGACAGGATGTAATATTCATTGCAGGAAGCACATGGCCTGCTGATGAAAAACATGTACTGCCTGCGCTTGTAAGGCTTTGCGAGCGGTTTACAACCCTGCAGGTGATCATTGTACCCCATGAACTCCAGGAAAACCATCTTCGCGATATTGAATCCGTTTTTGAAGAAGCCGGAATAACCACAGAGCGGTATACATCTTTTTACGCCAGCGGCAAAACTGACGCCCGGGTTGTCATTTTCAACACAATCGGAATGCTGGCCCGGCTTTACAGGCAAACGAGCATAGCCTATATTGGCGGCAGTTTCGGCAAGGGTATACATAATGTGATGGAACCTGCTGTGTTCGAACAGCCTGTCATATTTGGCCCCAACTATCTCAATTCATATGAAGCCGGTGAATTGCTTAGGATCGGCGCTGCGTTTACCATTGATAACGAACAGGAATTTTACGATAAGGCATTATTGCTTATACAGGACCGGTTATTGCGTAACTCCATGGGAGAAAAGGCTAAAAACCTCATTTACAACAACATCGGCGCGACCGATATTATAATGAACACATTAAAAAAATTATATGGTACCCTTTCCTAA
- a CDS encoding L-threonylcarbamoyladenylate synthase gives MDEEIKTAVDFLKKGGVILYPTDTIWGLGCDATNEEAVRKIYAIKQRTDEKSMLVILDSPDKLPEYVEQVPDIAWNIIEVTDKPLTIIYPGAQQLAKNLLAEDGSIGIRITHDEFCRKLVRSLKRPVVSTSANISGKPWPADFSKIGPEIVSQVDYVVKHRQDDKKQGKPSGIIKLGVNGEVKVIRE, from the coding sequence ATGGATGAAGAAATCAAAACAGCTGTTGATTTTCTGAAGAAAGGAGGCGTCATACTCTATCCTACCGACACCATCTGGGGATTGGGTTGCGATGCCACAAACGAAGAAGCTGTTCGCAAGATCTATGCGATCAAGCAACGAACTGATGAAAAGAGCATGCTTGTAATCCTTGATTCTCCTGATAAACTACCTGAATATGTAGAACAGGTGCCTGATATTGCCTGGAATATTATTGAAGTCACTGACAAACCCCTCACCATTATTTATCCCGGGGCTCAACAACTGGCCAAAAACCTTCTGGCGGAAGACGGTTCCATAGGAATCCGGATCACACATGATGAATTTTGCCGGAAGCTTGTGCGTTCATTGAAAAGACCCGTTGTATCCACCTCTGCAAATATCAGCGGAAAGCCTTGGCCGGCGGATTTTTCAAAGATCGGCCCTGAGATTGTGAGTCAGGTTGATTATGTTGTAAAGCACAGGCAAGATGATAAGAAACAGGGCAAGCCTTCTGGTATTATTAAACTGGGAGTCAACGGTGAAGTAAAAGTAATTCGCGAATAA
- a CDS encoding glycosyltransferase family 9 protein has product MAEFGKILVVRLSSIGDIILTTPLLRSLKTAFPNSHVTFIIKKQYEELLTQSPYIDELITFSKKDGVKGLKDIKSLLKSRKFDLYIDIHKNWRSRYLRMGSGVRRISSYRKLIFKRTLLIWFKINLYARIKPVYERYFDSVKPFGVAYDGKGTEISVDPAKIETVRNRLVSAGFDFKRPLVIICPSATYFNKKWKPEGFIETARYLADNKKAFVIVHGGPEDKELCERIAISAGHDVVNMAGTMSLSESAALLGLSNLVIANDSGLLHLAQSQKIPVVGIYGPTTRELGYFPVPEKSTVIETEVSCRPCTHNGLDHCPRGHFRCMNDIPSERVINAALNYLT; this is encoded by the coding sequence TTGGCAGAATTTGGTAAAATACTTGTTGTAAGGCTTAGTTCTATTGGTGATATCATTCTCACCACGCCACTTCTCAGATCGCTGAAAACCGCCTTCCCGAATTCCCATGTTACGTTTATAATAAAGAAGCAGTATGAAGAGCTGTTAACCCAGAGTCCATACATTGATGAACTGATCACCTTCAGTAAGAAAGACGGGGTCAAAGGATTAAAGGATATCAAATCGCTTCTGAAAAGCAGGAAATTTGATTTATATATTGACATTCATAAGAACTGGAGATCAAGATACTTACGGATGGGTTCAGGAGTCCGGAGGATATCGTCGTACAGGAAACTGATCTTCAAAAGAACCCTGCTGATATGGTTCAAAATTAACTTGTACGCCAGGATTAAACCCGTATATGAACGGTATTTTGATTCGGTAAAGCCATTCGGAGTCGCTTATGACGGAAAAGGCACCGAGATCAGCGTAGATCCGGCAAAAATTGAAACCGTCAGGAACAGGCTTGTTTCAGCAGGTTTTGATTTTAAAAGGCCTCTTGTAATTATTTGTCCTAGCGCTACCTATTTTAACAAGAAATGGAAGCCCGAAGGCTTCATTGAAACAGCCCGGTACCTGGCTGATAATAAGAAAGCCTTTGTAATTGTGCATGGCGGGCCCGAAGACAAGGAGCTTTGTGAAAGAATTGCCATCTCGGCAGGACACGATGTTGTAAATATGGCAGGGACCATGTCACTTTCAGAATCCGCCGCCCTGCTCGGGTTGAGTAACCTGGTGATTGCAAATGACAGTGGTCTGTTGCACCTTGCTCAATCGCAGAAGATACCGGTTGTAGGAATTTACGGCCCTACAACCCGGGAACTGGGTTATTTCCCGGTACCTGAAAAAAGCACCGTAATTGAAACGGAAGTTTCATGCAGGCCTTGCACGCATAACGGATTAGATCATTGCCCCAGGGGGCATTTCAGATGCATGAATGATATTCCTTCTGAAAGAGTGATTAATGCTGCTTTGAATTATTTAACTTAA